One region of Archocentrus centrarchus isolate MPI-CPG fArcCen1 chromosome 6, fArcCen1, whole genome shotgun sequence genomic DNA includes:
- the LOC115781442 gene encoding GTPase HRas has protein sequence MTEYKLVVVGAGGVGKSALTIQLIQNHFVDEYDPTIEDSYRKQVVIDGETCLLDILDTAGQEEYSAMRDQYMRTGEGFLCVFAINNTKSFEDIHQYREQIKRVKDSDDVPMVLVGNKCDLPARTVDTRQAQELARSYGIPYIETSAKTRQGVEDAFYTLVREIRQHKLRKLNPPDESGQDCMSCRCVVS, from the exons ATGACGGAGTATaagctggtggtggtgggagcTGGAGGCGTGGGCAAGAGTGCACTCACAATCCAGCTGATCCAGAACCACTTTGTGGATGAATATGACCCCACCATAGAG GACTCGTACAGGAAGCAGGTGGTGATAGATGGGGAGACCTGCCTGTTGGACATTCTGGACACTGCAGGTCAGGAGGAGTACAGCGCCATGAGAGATCAGTACATGAGGACGGGGGAGGGCTTCCTATGTGTCTTCGCCATCAACAATACCAAGTCGTTCGAAGATATTCACCAATACAG AGAACAGATTAAACGTGTGAAAGACTCCGATGATGTTCCCATGGTGCTTGTGGGAAACAAATGTGACCTCCCCGCACGCACGGTTGACACAAGGCAAGCCCAAGAGCTTGCTCGCTCCTATGGCATCCCCTATATCGAGACCTCTGCCAAAACACGACAG GGAGTTGAGGACGCCTTCTACACACTGGTTAGAGAGATCAGGCAGCATAAGCTGAGGAAGTTGAATCCACCCGATGAGAGCGGTCAGGACTGTATGAGCTGTCGCTGTGTGGTATCGTGA
- the LOC115781807 gene encoding tumor susceptibility gene 101 protein, with protein sequence MSSYCENTIKKMLPKAYFQKHVAHEINVALTYFTNLVPVMDKYVYNNGTTKNLMSLTGTIPVMINNTTYNIPICLWIEESYPQTAPICYLKPTQEMMIVTGQYISSSGEILLPYLLEWKNHECDLTSLLQVMVAMFGEFPPVCMKTHPEPEQASCWMQFHRQTEVITDTDGSSYLSLTREDGQPFQQKNETNC encoded by the exons ATGTCATCATACTGTGAAAATACAATTAAGAAAATGCTTCCCAAG GCATATTTTCAGAAGCATGTGGCCCATGAAATAAACGTGGCATTAACTTACTTCACAAACCTTGTGCCCGTGATGGATAAATATG TTTACAATAATGGAACCACAAAGAACTTGATGAGTCTAACTGGAACCATTCCTGTCATGATTAACA ATACTACATACAACATACCCATTTGCCTGTGGATTGAGGAAAGCTACCCCCAAACTGCTCCCATCTGCTATCTCAAACCCACACAAGAGATGATGATCGTCACAGGACAGTACATCTCCAGCAGCGGTGAAATCCTGCTGCCTTACCTGCTAGAGTGGAAGAAT CATGAGTGTGACCTAACAAGCCTACTGCAGGTGATGGTTGCCATGTTTGGAGAATTCCCTCCTGTGTGTATGAAGACTCATCCAGAGCCTGAGCAAGCCTCTT gttggATGCAGTTCCACAGACAAACAGAAGTAATTACAGACACAGATGGGAGTTCATATCTGTCTTTAACCAGAGAAGATGGACAACCGTTTcagcaaaaaaatgaaacaaattgtTAG